Proteins from a single region of Pseudomonas quebecensis:
- a CDS encoding PTS fructose-like transporter subunit IIB, giving the protein MKLAIVTACPNGMVTSVLCARLLDAAAQRQGWSTSVEVVDVQHPERALSEATLAAAEWVLLVSSTPVDMQRFVGKRVFQSTPAQALADVEAVLRRGAEEAQVYVASQAPVAAKNAPRIVAITACPTGVAHTFMAAEALQQTAKRLGYDLQVETQGSVGARTPLSAEAIAKADVVLLAADIEVATERFAGKKIYRCGTGIALKQSEATLNKALAEGTVESAAGAAVAKPEKTGVYKHLLTGVSFMLPMVVAGGLLIALSFAFGIHAFEQEGTLAAALKTVGNSAFTLMVPLLAGYIAYSIADRPGIAPGMIGGLLAGTLGAGFIGGIFAGFLAGYCVKGVTRVVRLPQSMEALKPILIIPLLASLFTGLAMIYLVGPPVARMLSGLTEFLSTMGTTNAVLLGILLGGMMCVDLGGPINKAAYAFSVGLLAAHSGAPMAATMAAGMVPPIGMGIATLLARRKFAQTEREAGKAAMILGMCFISEGAIPFAAKDPLRVIPASIAGGALTGALSMYFGCVLAAPHGGLFVLVIPNAINHALLYLLAIVAGSLLTGVVYALIKRAEVVELSVAPANA; this is encoded by the coding sequence ATGAAGTTAGCCATTGTTACTGCCTGCCCCAACGGCATGGTCACCAGTGTGCTGTGCGCCCGCTTGCTGGACGCCGCCGCGCAACGCCAGGGCTGGAGCACCAGTGTCGAAGTAGTGGATGTGCAACACCCCGAGCGTGCGTTATCCGAAGCGACCCTGGCCGCCGCCGAGTGGGTGTTGCTGGTCAGCAGCACGCCGGTGGATATGCAGCGCTTCGTCGGCAAGCGCGTGTTCCAGAGCACACCGGCCCAGGCGTTGGCGGATGTGGAGGCGGTGTTGCGTCGCGGCGCTGAAGAGGCCCAGGTGTATGTCGCCAGCCAGGCACCCGTGGCGGCGAAAAACGCCCCGCGCATCGTCGCCATCACCGCGTGCCCGACCGGCGTGGCCCATACCTTTATGGCCGCCGAAGCCTTGCAGCAGACGGCCAAGCGCCTGGGTTACGATTTGCAGGTCGAGACCCAGGGCTCGGTGGGCGCGCGTACGCCGCTGAGCGCCGAAGCCATTGCCAAGGCCGACGTAGTGCTGCTGGCGGCGGATATCGAAGTGGCCACCGAACGCTTTGCCGGCAAGAAGATTTACCGTTGCGGCACCGGTATTGCCCTCAAACAATCGGAAGCGACCCTGAACAAAGCCCTGGCCGAAGGCACGGTGGAGAGCGCGGCCGGTGCAGCGGTAGCCAAGCCGGAAAAAACCGGGGTCTATAAGCACCTGCTTACTGGTGTGTCGTTCATGTTGCCGATGGTGGTGGCGGGCGGCTTGCTGATCGCCCTGTCGTTTGCGTTCGGCATCCATGCGTTCGAACAGGAAGGCACCCTGGCGGCGGCGTTGAAAACCGTCGGCAACAGCGCGTTTACCTTGATGGTGCCGCTGCTGGCCGGTTATATCGCCTATTCGATTGCCGACCGTCCGGGGATCGCGCCGGGCATGATTGGCGGCCTGCTCGCCGGTACTTTGGGCGCGGGCTTTATCGGCGGCATTTTTGCCGGTTTCCTGGCCGGTTACTGCGTCAAAGGGGTCACGCGCGTGGTGCGCCTGCCGCAGAGCATGGAAGCCCTCAAGCCGATTCTGATCATCCCGTTGCTGGCGAGCCTGTTCACCGGCCTGGCGATGATCTACCTGGTGGGCCCGCCGGTGGCGCGCATGCTCAGCGGCCTGACTGAGTTCCTCAGCACCATGGGCACCACCAATGCCGTGCTGCTGGGCATTCTGCTGGGCGGCATGATGTGCGTGGACCTGGGGGGGCCGATCAACAAGGCTGCGTATGCATTTTCGGTCGGCCTGCTGGCCGCCCATAGCGGCGCGCCGATGGCCGCGACCATGGCCGCCGGCATGGTGCCGCCCATCGGCATGGGCATCGCCACGCTGCTGGCGCGGCGCAAATTCGCCCAGACCGAACGCGAAGCCGGCAAGGCCGCGATGATCCTCGGTATGTGCTTTATCTCCGAAGGTGCGATCCCTTTCGCCGCCAAGGACCCGCTGCGCGTGATCCCGGCGAGCATCGCCGGCGGTGCGTTGACCGGCGCGCTGTCGATGTACTTCGGCTGCGTACTGGCTGCGCCCCACGGTGGTTTGTTTGTGCTGGTGATCCCGAATGCGATCAACCATGCGTTGCTGTATCTGCTGGCGATCGTTGCGGGCAGCCTGCTGACCGGGGTGGTGTATGCGCTGATCAAGCGGGCGGAAGTGGTGGAGCTGAGCGTCGCGCCGGCCAACGCCTGA
- a CDS encoding alkaline phosphatase D family protein has translation MSHFDLGRRRVMQAVGAGLLLPGLAPAVIASVKDRPQLTDGVQSGDLLGDRAMIWSRSDRPARMVVEWDTRSVFSNPRRFVSPLADSRTDFTARVELTGLPADQAIFYRVHFEDAQSGVASEPWFGHLRSVPQQRRDIRFVWSGDTVGQGFGINPDIGGMRIYEAMRLRLPDFFIHSGDTIYADGPVPAQLATESGRIWRNITTQAKSKVAETLDEYRGNYRYNLMDENVRRFNAEVPQIWQWDDHEVINNWSSSKQLDERYQTRDINTLVGRARQAWLEYSPMRRQSADGGGRIYRKLSYGPLLDVFVLDMRSYRGPNDDNLGAAKPFLGREQLDWLKGELKGSTAQWKVIAADMPIGLGVPDGEVSPGVPRWEAIANNDPGPAQGRELEIAELLGFLRAQQVRNHVWLTADVHYCAAHHYHPDRAAFQDFEPFWEFVAGPLNAGSFGPNPLDKTFGPEVVFEKAPPAQNTSPFAGFQFFGEVNIDGQTGELTVILRDLDGVSVFEQKLQPT, from the coding sequence ATGAGCCACTTCGATCTGGGCCGTCGCCGCGTGATGCAAGCCGTCGGCGCCGGTCTGTTACTGCCGGGCCTGGCGCCGGCGGTGATTGCGTCGGTCAAGGACCGGCCGCAACTCACCGATGGCGTGCAGTCCGGCGATCTGCTGGGCGACCGCGCGATGATCTGGAGCCGCAGCGACCGCCCGGCGCGGATGGTGGTGGAATGGGACACCCGCAGTGTGTTCAGCAACCCGCGCCGTTTCGTCTCGCCGCTGGCCGACAGCCGCACGGACTTCACCGCCCGCGTCGAACTCACCGGGTTGCCCGCCGACCAGGCGATTTTCTACCGTGTGCACTTCGAAGACGCCCAGAGCGGCGTTGCCAGCGAACCGTGGTTCGGCCATCTGCGCAGCGTGCCGCAACAGCGCCGCGATATTCGCTTCGTGTGGAGCGGCGACACCGTCGGCCAGGGCTTCGGCATCAACCCGGATATCGGCGGCATGCGCATCTACGAAGCCATGCGCCTGCGTCTGCCGGACTTCTTTATCCACAGCGGCGACACCATCTACGCCGACGGCCCGGTGCCGGCACAACTGGCGACCGAAAGCGGGCGCATCTGGCGCAATATCACCACCCAAGCCAAGAGCAAAGTCGCCGAAACCCTGGACGAATACCGCGGCAACTATCGCTACAACCTCATGGATGAAAACGTGCGCCGTTTCAACGCCGAGGTGCCGCAGATCTGGCAGTGGGACGACCACGAGGTAATCAACAACTGGTCGTCGAGCAAGCAGTTGGACGAGCGCTACCAGACCCGCGATATCAACACGCTCGTAGGCCGTGCACGCCAGGCCTGGCTGGAGTATTCGCCGATGCGCCGCCAAAGCGCCGACGGCGGCGGGCGCATCTATCGCAAGCTCAGTTATGGCCCGCTGCTGGATGTATTTGTGCTCGACATGCGCAGCTACCGTGGCCCGAATGATGACAACCTGGGGGCGGCCAAACCGTTTCTCGGTCGTGAACAATTGGACTGGCTCAAGGGCGAACTCAAGGGTTCAACGGCGCAATGGAAAGTCATCGCCGCCGACATGCCTATCGGCCTGGGCGTGCCCGACGGCGAAGTCAGCCCCGGCGTGCCGCGCTGGGAGGCCATTGCCAACAATGATCCAGGCCCGGCCCAGGGGCGCGAGCTGGAAATCGCTGAGTTACTGGGTTTTCTGCGCGCACAGCAGGTGCGTAACCATGTGTGGCTGACAGCCGATGTGCACTACTGCGCCGCGCACCACTACCATCCCGATCGCGCCGCGTTCCAGGATTTTGAACCGTTCTGGGAGTTCGTCGCCGGGCCGTTGAACGCCGGCAGCTTCGGGCCCAATCCGCTGGATAAAACGTTTGGGCCTGAAGTGGTGTTCGAAAAAGCGCCACCGGCGCAGAACACCTCGCCGTTTGCAGGGTTTCAGTTTTTTGGCGAGGTGAATATCGATGGCCAGACGGGGGAGTTGACGGTGATCCTGCGCGACTTGGATGGAGTCTCGGTATTCGAACAGAAGTTGCAACCCACCTGA
- the pfkB gene encoding 1-phosphofructokinase: MARILTLTLNPALDLTVRLARLEPGEVNRSETLLTHAAGKGVNVAQVLADLGHQLTVGGFLGADNPQAFEALIARRGFADAFIRVPGETRSNIKIAEQDGRVTDINAPGPLVSEQAQQALLNQLTLIAPVHDAVVVAGSLPRGVSAQWLHDVLVQLKGLGLKVALDTSGEALRAGLRAGPWLVKPNTEELADALDCSTGSLEQQRQAAQRLHAQGVEHVVVSHGADGVNWFSPTVALHATPPKVSVASTVGAGDSLLAGMLHGLLSDEAPEQTLRRATAIAAMAVTQIGFGISDDAQLAHLQSGVDVRPLTEQ, translated from the coding sequence ATGGCAAGGATTCTGACCCTGACGCTGAACCCGGCGTTGGATCTCACGGTGCGCCTGGCCCGCCTGGAACCGGGTGAAGTCAACCGCAGCGAAACCCTGCTGACCCACGCTGCCGGCAAGGGCGTGAATGTGGCGCAGGTACTGGCCGACCTGGGGCATCAGCTGACCGTGGGCGGTTTTCTCGGTGCGGATAACCCGCAGGCCTTTGAAGCGCTGATCGCCCGTCGTGGTTTTGCCGACGCGTTTATCCGCGTGCCGGGGGAAACCCGCAGCAATATCAAGATCGCCGAGCAGGACGGTCGCGTCACCGACATCAATGCACCGGGGCCGCTGGTGAGCGAGCAGGCGCAACAGGCCTTACTCAACCAGCTCACTCTGATCGCTCCCGTTCACGATGCGGTGGTGGTCGCCGGCAGCTTGCCGCGTGGCGTCAGTGCGCAGTGGTTGCACGATGTGTTGGTGCAGTTGAAGGGCCTCGGTTTGAAAGTCGCCCTGGACACCAGCGGCGAGGCGCTGCGTGCCGGCCTGCGCGCCGGACCGTGGTTGGTCAAACCGAACACCGAAGAACTGGCCGATGCCCTCGACTGCTCGACTGGCTCCCTCGAACAGCAACGCCAGGCCGCGCAGCGCCTGCACGCTCAGGGCGTGGAGCATGTAGTGGTGTCCCATGGCGCCGACGGTGTGAACTGGTTCAGCCCGACGGTGGCGCTGCATGCCACGCCACCCAAGGTCAGCGTGGCCAGCACCGTGGGCGCCGGCGACTCGTTGCTGGCCGGCATGTTGCACGGTCTGCTCAGTGACGAGGCGCCCGAGCAGACCCTGCGTCGCGCCACGGCGATTGCCGCGATGGCCGTGACGCAGATCGGTTTCGGCATCAGCGATGACGCGCAGTTGGCGCATCTGCAAAGCGGCGTCGATGTACGCCCGCTCACAGAACAATAA